A stretch of the Deinococcus depolymerans genome encodes the following:
- a CDS encoding acyl-CoA-binding protein yields MTTPFEQAQQDVQTLTRKPGNDVLLKLYALFKQGSAGDVSGKRPGGFDFVGGAKYDAWAELQGTPPEQAQAQYVALVEQLKAKD; encoded by the coding sequence ATGACCACACCCTTCGAGCAGGCCCAGCAGGACGTTCAGACCCTGACCCGCAAACCCGGCAACGACGTGCTTCTCAAACTCTACGCCCTGTTCAAACAGGGCAGCGCCGGCGACGTGAGCGGCAAACGGCCCGGCGGCTTCGACTTCGTCGGCGGGGCCAAGTACGACGCCTGGGCCGAACTCCAGGGCACCCCGCCCGAACAGGCCCAGGCGCAGTACGTGGCGCTGGTCGAGCAGCTCAAAGCCAAGGACTGA
- a CDS encoding ImmA/IrrE family metallo-endopeptidase — protein MKALAATYAADLPGLDTHSLMHGLNGVQLSFLPMGDRDGAFDPEHSVILINSRVRPERQRFTLAHEISHALLLGDDDLLSDLHDAFEGDRLEQVIETLCNVGAAALLMPDDLIAGMLARFGPTGRALGELARRADVSASTALYALAEHTEAPVLYAVCALTRPETDDPDDSPPPPGGKVLTVRVSGGAPGVKYSLRPGTPVPDDHPVAVALDTRLPIVQDSYVPFRSGRRMPAQVDAFPDRQRVLVSFLLPGRAAEPAAPRGEA, from the coding sequence ATGAAGGCGCTCGCCGCCACCTACGCCGCGGATCTGCCCGGCCTGGACACCCACAGCCTGATGCACGGCCTGAACGGCGTGCAGCTGAGCTTCCTGCCCATGGGTGACCGGGACGGTGCCTTCGACCCGGAACACAGCGTCATCCTGATCAACAGCCGCGTGCGTCCCGAACGGCAACGCTTCACGCTCGCGCACGAGATCAGCCACGCGCTGCTGCTGGGCGACGACGACCTGCTCAGCGACCTGCACGACGCCTTCGAGGGCGACCGGCTGGAACAGGTCATCGAGACGCTGTGCAACGTGGGCGCCGCCGCGCTGCTGATGCCGGACGACCTCATTGCCGGCATGCTGGCCCGTTTCGGCCCGACCGGCCGCGCCCTGGGCGAACTCGCACGCCGCGCCGACGTGAGCGCCAGCACCGCCCTGTACGCCCTGGCCGAACACACCGAAGCCCCGGTCCTGTACGCCGTGTGCGCCCTGACCCGTCCCGAAACGGACGACCCGGACGACAGCCCCCCCCCTCCCGGCGGGAAGGTCCTGACCGTGCGGGTCTCGGGCGGCGCCCCCGGCGTGAAATACAGCCTGCGGCCCGGCACGCCCGTTCCCGATGACCACCCGGTCGCCGTGGCGCTCGACACGCGGCTGCCCATCGTGCAGGACAGTTACGTGCCGTTCCGCTCCGGGCGGCGCATGCCCGCGCAGGTCGACGCCTTCCCCGACCGGCAGCGCGTACTGGTGAGCTTCCTGTTGCCGGGCCGCGCCGCCGAACCGGCCGCGCCGCGGGGCGAGGCGTGA
- the folP gene encoding dihydropteroate synthase: protein MNRLTFGRPAPGTTRTARGWEWRWTGTAVMGILNVTPDSFSDGGRHAALQDALQAARTMQAAGVSVLDIGGESTRPGAHPVAAHEELDRVLPVIRALRDADVLLSVDTMKAEVAAAALRAGAHLINDVTGLRDPEMRRVCADAGAPACLMHMQGKPQTMQLAPHYDDVVTEVHGYLREQAHATLAAGVPDVILDPGIGFGKTLEHNLSLLRALPDLSAGPHPVLIGASRKRLIDLIAQVPDAADRDPGTLALHLHAARSGAALVRAHAAAAHVQALRVQDALTRPALDSGVMPHDTTRNHA, encoded by the coding sequence GTGAACCGCCTGACCTTCGGCCGCCCGGCCCCCGGCACGACCCGCACGGCACGCGGCTGGGAGTGGCGCTGGACCGGCACGGCCGTCATGGGCATCCTGAACGTCACCCCGGACAGTTTCAGCGACGGGGGGCGGCACGCGGCCCTGCAAGACGCCCTGCAGGCAGCCCGCACCATGCAGGCGGCGGGCGTCAGCGTCCTGGACATCGGCGGGGAAAGCACCCGCCCGGGCGCCCACCCCGTCGCGGCCCACGAGGAACTCGACCGGGTGCTGCCAGTCATCCGCGCCCTGCGTGACGCGGACGTGCTGCTCAGCGTGGACACCATGAAGGCCGAGGTGGCCGCCGCCGCCCTGCGCGCCGGAGCGCACCTGATCAACGACGTGACCGGCCTGCGCGACCCCGAGATGCGCCGCGTGTGCGCCGACGCCGGCGCCCCCGCCTGCCTGATGCACATGCAGGGCAAGCCGCAGACCATGCAGCTCGCCCCCCACTACGACGACGTGGTGACCGAGGTGCACGGCTACCTGCGGGAGCAGGCACACGCAACGCTGGCCGCCGGCGTCCCCGACGTGATCCTCGACCCGGGCATCGGCTTCGGCAAGACGCTGGAACACAACCTGAGCCTGCTGCGCGCCCTGCCCGACCTGAGTGCAGGGCCGCACCCCGTCCTGATCGGCGCGAGCCGCAAGCGCCTGATCGACCTGATCGCGCAGGTCCCGGACGCCGCCGACCGCGACCCGGGCACGCTGGCCCTGCACCTGCACGCCGCCCGCAGCGGCGCCGCGCTGGTCCGCGCGCACGCCGCCGCCGCGCACGTCCAGGCACTGCGGGTCCAGGACGCCCTGACCCGCCCCGCGCTAGACTCGGGTGTGATGCCCCACGACACGACCAGGAACCACGCGTGA
- the folB gene encoding dihydroneopterin aldolase, giving the protein MSRVVLQGLEFHARHGVFDTEAVLGARFVVDAELHYPFADLNDDLNEAVNYAEVYAAIQEEVTVPRHQLIEVLTVRIARRLLRDQPTLQRVTVRVHKPFAPLPGVFRDVFTELTLTRPGP; this is encoded by the coding sequence GTGAGCCGCGTCGTTCTCCAGGGACTCGAATTTCACGCGCGGCACGGCGTGTTCGACACCGAAGCCGTTCTGGGCGCCCGCTTCGTCGTGGACGCCGAACTGCACTATCCCTTCGCGGACCTGAACGACGACCTGAACGAGGCCGTCAACTACGCCGAGGTGTACGCCGCCATCCAGGAGGAGGTCACGGTCCCCCGCCACCAGCTGATCGAGGTCCTGACCGTCCGGATCGCCCGGCGCCTGCTGCGCGACCAGCCGACCCTGCAGCGCGTGACCGTGCGGGTCCACAAGCCCTTCGCGCCGCTGCCCGGCGTGTTCCGCGACGTGTTCACGGAACTGACCCTGACCCGCCCCGGGCCCTGA
- the folK gene encoding 2-amino-4-hydroxy-6-hydroxymethyldihydropteridine diphosphokinase produces the protein MTRPAPSPNPPAHADAFIALGANLGDPLRTLRWAVTQLGALGRVQGVSALYRTAPVGGPPGQPDYLNAAAQLRTTLAPAVLLAALHALEAQAGRERHERWAARTLDLDLITYADLISTDPALSLPHPRAWERPFVLAPLRDLQPDLRSPLSGERVQDALRRLGNGGLGERDPHWLRPHPGPPPS, from the coding sequence ATGACCCGCCCCGCTCCCTCCCCGAACCCCCCGGCCCACGCGGACGCCTTCATCGCGCTGGGCGCCAACCTCGGCGACCCGCTGCGCACGCTGCGCTGGGCCGTCACGCAGCTCGGCGCGCTGGGCCGGGTGCAGGGCGTCTCGGCGCTGTACCGCACCGCGCCGGTCGGCGGTCCCCCCGGCCAGCCCGACTACCTGAACGCCGCCGCGCAGCTGCGCACCACCCTGGCCCCGGCAGTCCTGCTGGCCGCGCTGCACGCCCTGGAAGCCCAGGCCGGCCGGGAACGCCACGAACGCTGGGCGGCCCGCACCCTGGACCTCGACCTGATCACGTACGCGGACCTGATCAGCACCGACCCCGCCCTGAGCCTCCCGCACCCGCGTGCCTGGGAGCGGCCCTTCGTGCTGGCCCCGCTGCGCGACCTGCAGCCGGACCTGCGCTCCCCGCTCAGTGGCGAGCGCGTGCAGGACGCCCTGCGCCGCCTCGGCAACGGCGGGCTGGGGGAACGCGACCCCCACTGGCTCCGCCCCCACCCCGGCCCCCCACCGAGCTGA
- a CDS encoding YraN family protein — protein MKGADAEDRAEAHLRALGREVLRRNYRVPGGEIDLISREPDGTLVFTEVRQRRSARFGSAAESVTPRKLALMRRAALGYLTRELGRDDLPCRLEVLTIDGRALDGRLSLLPLD, from the coding sequence GTGAAGGGCGCGGACGCCGAGGACCGCGCCGAGGCGCACCTGCGCGCGCTGGGCCGCGAGGTCCTGCGCCGCAATTACCGCGTGCCGGGCGGCGAGATCGACCTGATCTCCCGGGAGCCGGACGGCACGCTGGTGTTCACGGAGGTCCGGCAGCGCCGCTCCGCGCGCTTCGGGAGTGCCGCCGAGAGCGTCACCCCGCGCAAGCTGGCGCTGATGCGCCGCGCGGCCCTGGGGTACCTGACGCGCGAACTGGGCCGTGACGATCTCCCCTGTCGCCTGGAGGTCCTGACCATTGACGGGCGGGCGCTGGACGGACGCCTGAGCCTCCTTCCACTGGACTGA
- a CDS encoding HAD family phosphatase produces the protein MSGWPWRPAGVLFDMDGVLTANNHFHRRAWQEVAAEVLGLALSDHDLDTKVDGGRNPEIIERLTGTYPDAALAARFHEAKEGRYRELAAGALREVAGLSGYLDALDARGIPFALVTSADRVNVGFGMEALGLGHRFGPRVLGEDVTRGKPHPEPFLLGAARLGLRPADCLAHEDAVNGVRSAAGAGCRVVALTTTAPGAALREAGAQWTAPDFTSWADWLA, from the coding sequence GTGAGCGGCTGGCCGTGGCGTCCGGCGGGCGTGCTGTTCGACATGGACGGCGTGCTGACCGCGAACAATCACTTTCACCGGCGGGCGTGGCAGGAGGTGGCGGCCGAGGTGCTGGGCCTGGCCCTGTCCGACCACGACCTGGACACCAAGGTGGACGGGGGCCGCAACCCGGAGATCATCGAGCGGCTGACCGGCACCTACCCGGACGCGGCGCTGGCCGCGCGTTTTCATGAGGCCAAGGAGGGCCGGTACCGTGAGCTGGCGGCGGGGGCGCTGCGCGAGGTGGCGGGCCTCAGCGGGTACCTGGACGCGCTGGACGCGCGCGGCATTCCGTTCGCACTGGTCACGAGTGCCGACCGCGTGAATGTCGGGTTCGGCATGGAGGCGCTGGGGCTGGGGCACCGTTTCGGGCCGCGCGTGCTGGGCGAGGACGTCACGCGCGGCAAACCGCATCCGGAACCGTTCCTGCTGGGGGCCGCGCGGCTGGGCCTGCGCCCGGCCGACTGCCTGGCGCACGAGGACGCCGTGAACGGCGTGCGCAGCGCGGCCGGGGCGGGCTGCCGCGTGGTCGCGCTGACCACCACCGCGCCCGGCGCGGCCCTGCGGGAGGCGGGGGCGCAGTGGACCGCGCCGGATTTCACGTCCTGGGCCGACTGGCTGGCATGA
- a CDS encoding putative dsRNA-binding protein → MNAKGDLIARALTLGLGAPTFEAEAHGPPHDRRFRVTVRAGGQVLGEGGEGRSKRDAERAAAESALGVLNAQPGADLPGATGPAGTGQEVSAAGERWPIYGAVLAGALEAALEFAPEDATLDDVRRRAGRLYRDLLLDLGHGPDDLERPDGPL, encoded by the coding sequence ATGAATGCCAAGGGTGATCTGATCGCGCGGGCGCTGACGCTGGGCCTGGGCGCCCCCACCTTCGAGGCGGAAGCGCACGGTCCCCCGCATGACCGCCGCTTCCGGGTGACGGTCCGGGCCGGCGGGCAGGTGCTGGGCGAGGGAGGCGAGGGCCGCAGCAAACGGGACGCGGAGCGCGCGGCGGCCGAGTCGGCGCTGGGGGTGCTGAACGCGCAACCCGGCGCGGACCTGCCCGGCGCGACCGGACCGGCCGGCACGGGCCAGGAGGTCAGCGCCGCCGGTGAACGCTGGCCGATCTACGGCGCGGTCCTGGCCGGGGCGCTGGAGGCCGCGCTGGAGTTCGCGCCGGAGGACGCCACGCTGGACGACGTGCGCCGCCGGGCCGGGCGGCTGTACCGGGACCTGCTGCTGGACCTCGGGCACGGCCCTGACGACCTGGAGCGGCCGGACGGACCGCTGTGA
- a CDS encoding uracil-xanthine permease family protein — MSASTVNDPARRVVLGLQHSVAMFGATVLVPILVGLSPSVALFGAGVATLIFHLLTRGQVPIFLGSSFAFIAPTALVVKEFGPAAAGGGLMAAGLMYLLFSGLVKLLGTDRLLRVFPPVVTGPVIIVIGLGLSSVAVNQAKTNWWLALATLLAAIVASIYGRGLFRMLPILIGVVTGYVVSLLTGQVSREGLDAIAAAPLLGLPDFHAPALDWRAVAIIAPVAVVTFIEHVGDVIVNGRVVGKNFLENPGLSRTLFADGLANMSSAALGGPAATTYAENTGVLALTRVYDPRVLQIGAAFAILFGCSPKLAAVLKSLPQGVLGGVSILLFGMIASVGIRTLSEARIDFAHSRNLIIVSLILVLGLGGAAFPISVAGTSLELHGMALAALVGILANLILPTQKPETDEPERTLH, encoded by the coding sequence TTGAGCGCATCCACCGTCAACGATCCCGCCCGCCGCGTCGTGCTGGGCCTGCAACACTCGGTCGCCATGTTCGGCGCGACCGTCCTCGTGCCCATCCTGGTGGGCCTGTCGCCCAGCGTCGCACTGTTCGGCGCGGGCGTCGCCACGCTGATCTTCCATCTGCTCACGCGTGGGCAGGTACCGATCTTCCTGGGCAGTTCCTTCGCGTTCATCGCGCCCACCGCGCTGGTCGTGAAGGAATTCGGCCCGGCCGCCGCCGGGGGAGGCCTGATGGCCGCCGGCCTCATGTACCTGCTGTTCAGCGGCCTCGTGAAACTCCTGGGCACGGACCGCCTGCTGCGGGTGTTCCCGCCCGTCGTGACCGGCCCCGTCATCATCGTGATCGGCCTGGGCCTCAGCAGCGTCGCCGTGAACCAGGCGAAGACGAACTGGTGGCTGGCCCTCGCCACTCTCCTGGCCGCCATCGTGGCCAGCATCTACGGGCGCGGCCTGTTCCGCATGCTGCCCATCCTGATCGGCGTCGTCACCGGGTACGTCGTGTCCCTGCTGACCGGGCAGGTCAGCCGTGAGGGCCTGGACGCCATCGCCGCCGCGCCCCTGCTGGGCCTCCCGGACTTCCACGCCCCCGCCCTGGACTGGCGGGCCGTGGCGATCATCGCGCCCGTCGCGGTCGTCACGTTCATCGAACACGTCGGGGACGTCATCGTGAACGGCCGCGTCGTCGGGAAGAACTTCCTGGAGAACCCCGGCCTGAGCCGCACCCTGTTTGCCGACGGCCTGGCGAACATGAGCAGCGCCGCGCTCGGCGGACCCGCCGCCACCACCTACGCCGAGAACACCGGCGTCCTCGCCCTGACCCGCGTGTACGACCCGCGCGTCCTGCAGATCGGGGCCGCGTTCGCCATCCTGTTCGGCTGCTCCCCGAAACTCGCCGCCGTCCTGAAAAGCCTCCCGCAGGGTGTGCTGGGCGGCGTGAGCATCCTGCTGTTCGGCATGATCGCGTCGGTCGGCATCCGCACCCTGAGCGAGGCGCGGATCGACTTCGCGCACAGCCGCAACCTGATCATCGTGTCCCTGATCCTGGTTCTCGGGCTGGGCGGCGCCGCGTTCCCCATCAGCGTCGCCGGAACCAGCCTGGAACTTCACGGCATGGCCCTCGCCGCGCTGGTCGGCATCCTCGCCAACCTGATCCTGCCCACCCAGAAACCAGAGACGGACGAGCCCGAACGCACCCTGCACTGA